Proteins from a genomic interval of Xiphophorus maculatus strain JP 163 A chromosome 7, X_maculatus-5.0-male, whole genome shotgun sequence:
- the LOC102227852 gene encoding transient receptor potential cation channel subfamily M member 2-like, protein MSKRPTMSDAQGGTKKNRSKKEINKDESIPLKDTPSPSATSPSSSSASNIQDNINQQISTWIKNNITRKQCCPFKKDASNKEVCCCEYSELDSIGKASKPEDFKKHTCNEDKHVHEVSTDAFGDINFGGFWKKSSKYVRVFTDTRPKVLYELLTKQWKLPPPNLVISVSGGANNFYLKSHLTKAFHRGLIKVAQTTGAWIITGGTHSGVMMHVGQAVRDCALNNTTKRKIVAIGVAPWGVIHNKDKLINEEGCFPAHYVIDKQGQGDLVCLDDNHSHLLLVDDGTSDKKAYGAEIPLRTELEQYISDQTLGTKATTIKTLVVCVVLDGGEGTLKTIYSSIEKGTPCVILQGSGRIADVIAHASGFPISRITTTLIKELTKKFFGEEYKNIKDDQIEAWKNMIHKIVEKPDLLTIFRARKDDQGVLDVAILDTLLKAFKTTTSQEDMSWKKHLELAITWNRVDSAETKIFTEEKIWKSSELHRFMYLALVCNKPDFVSLLLENGVCLEDFLDDNTLCELYKNLPNCLFLYKLFKKVKFTTSSRRKALDMKGLDQARKNISLKDVSIEVRHLLGKFTKHIYPSSKDGEHTMWIEDRPYRDDESKRVAARDLFLWAVVQNNKELSKIAWDQCGDCMSAALAASKILKKMAKESIDADEPQEMLELANYFEDRAIGVFSECYKNNEERAQKLLVRTSRLWGETTCLRLALEANDKNFVAELGVQDRLTQIWCGDLSVNNPVWRVLICMVFFPLTYTKFLAFRCDEVLQREIEQKEWIKMTGEEETKSTLNNNSDCSKQNVEPLGCLSRLKGLYSAPQVKFYGNIVSYFAFLFLFAYVLMIDFQSTPSIKELMLYIWLFTLVSEEIRQLFYDPDHFGFCEKAKVYIQELWNILDVISIVLFCVGLGLRMTKELFYPGKIILCIDFVVFCLRLMAIFTINRTLGPKIIIVKKMMMDMFFFMFLLSIWVVAYGVAKQGILIHNDNRLDWIIRGAVYEPYLIIFGSFPENIDKTRFDINSCSMDGTDPMKPKCPVLNENQMTVFPEWLTIIMLCIYLLCANILLINLLIAIFNYSFEEVHDNTDRIWKFQRYQLIKEYYSRPAPPPPFIIFSHLYLFIKMVLWKAQKLQTEFKVSIPKEEEELLSWEALMRDTFVLSERQAKSQSMEGRIQDSSQKVTTLTERLEKLEEQSNKALESMEDIKKSQGDSAKETVRVANLSERMEREEEESFKALLRRMEKLEGQVTKALQRIEDSLKSLGAPAHSTVE, encoded by the exons ATGTCAAAACGTCCCACAATGTCTGATGCCCAAGgaggaacaaagaaaaacagaagtaagaaagaaataaacaaag atGAATCGATACCTTTAAAGGACACCCCAAGTCCTTCTGCAACATCGCCTAGCTCTTCTTCTGCGTCCAACATACAGGATAATATTAATCAG caaatTTCCACGTGGATCAAGAACAACATAACAAGAAAGCAATGCTGCCCTTTTAAGAAGGATGCCAG caACAAGGAAGTATGTTGTTGTGAATATTCAGAGCTTGACTCCATTGGTAAAGCCAGCAAGCCAGAGGACTTCAAAAAGCATACCTGCAATGAAGACAAACATGTCCACGAGGTGTCAACAGATGCTTTTGGAGACATCAATTTTGGTGGTTTTTGGAAAAAGAGTAGCAAG TATGTACGAGTATTCACAGACACCAGACCTAAAGTGCTCTACGAGTTACTGACAAAGCAGTGGAAACTTCCGCCTCCCAATCTGGTCATCTCAGTGTCTGGAGGAGCCAATAACTTCTACCTGAAGTCCCACCTGACGAAGGCTTTTCACAGAGGACTGATCAAAGTGGCTCAGACTACAG GTGCATGGATCATCACCGGCGGTACCCACTCTGGTGTGATGATGCATGTAGGACAGGCTGTGAGGGACTGTGCCCTGAATAACACTACGAAGCGGAAAATAGTGGCTATTGGAGTGGCGCCATGGGGAGTAATTCACAACAAGgacaaattaataaatgaagaa GGTTGCTTCCCAGCTCATTATGTGATTGACAAACAGGGTCAGGGTGATCTGGTCTGTCTCGACGACAATCATTCCCACCTCCTGCTGGTTGATGATGGGACCAGTGACAAAAAGGCCTATGGTGCAGAGATCCCGCTGCGCACGGAACTAGAGCAGTACATCTCAGACCAAACTCTTGGAACTAAAG CGACTACTATAAAAACCCTAGTGGTTTGTGTGGTGTTGGACGGAGGAGAAGGTACACTCAAA ACCATCTACAGTTCAATTGAAAAGGGCACACCGTGCGTGATcctgcagggctctggcaggaTAGCAGATGTTATCGCTCATGCGTCTGGATTCCCAATCAGTAGGATCACCACCACTCTCATCAAGGAGCTGACTAAGAAGTTTTTTGGAGAAgagtacaaaaacataaaagatgaCCAGATTGAAGCCTGGAAAAATATG ATTCATAAGATAGTTGAGAAGCCTGACTTGCTGACAATATTCAGAGCAAGGAAAGATGATCAGGGTGTTTTGGATGTGGCAATCCTTGATACTCTTCTAAAAG CTTTCAAGACCACTACATCACAAGAAGATATGTCCTGGAAGAAGCATCTGGAGTTGGCTATCACCTGGAACAGAGTTGATTCAGCTGAGACTAAGATTTTCACTGAGGAAAAGATTTGGAAG tcCAGTGAACTCCACCGGTTCATGTATTTAGCCCTGGTTTGCAATAAGCCTGATTTTGTGAGTCTGCTCCTGGAAAACGGTGTGTGTCTGGAGGACTTTCTGGATGACAACACCCTTTGTGAGCTCTACAAAAACTTGCCCAACTGCCTTTTTCTGTACAAGCTGTTCAAGAAGGTGAAATTTaccaccagcagcaggaggaaggcACTGGACATGAAGGGTCTTGATCAAGCACGAAAAAATATCTCCCTGAAAGATGTCTCTATTGAAGTGCGCCACCTGCTGGGGAAATTCACAAAGCACATCTATCCATCCTCCAAGGATGGAGAACATACTATGTGGATAGAGGACAGGCCGTAT AGGGACGATGAATCTAAGAGGGTTGCAGCCAGAGATCTTTTCCTTTGGGCAGTTGTCCAGAACAACAAGGAGCTGTCTAAAATCGCCTGGGATCAG tgtggAGACTGCATGTCTGCTGCTCTGGCTGCCAGCAAGATCCTGAAGAAAATGGCAAAGGAGTCAATTGATGCAGACGAGCCTCAGGAAATGCTGGAGCTCGCCAATTACTTTGAAGATCGTGCGATTG GTGTGTTCAGTGAGTGCTACAAGAATAATGAGGAGCGTGCCCAGAAGCTGCTGGTTCGAACCTCACGCCTTTGGGGCGAGACGACGTGTCTGAGGCTGGCGCTGGAGGCCAATGATAAAAACTTTGTGGCTGAGTTAGGCGTTCAG GATCGTCTTACTCAGATTTGGTGTGGTGACCTTTCAGTCAACAATCCTGTGTGGAGGGTGCTGATCTGTATGGTCTTCTTCCCTCTGACCTACACCAAGTTTCTGGCTTTCAG atGTGATGAAGTCCTCCAGAGAGAAATCGAGCAGAAAGAGTGGATAAAAATGACTGGGGAGGAAGAGAcaaaaagcactttgaacaaTAATTCGGATTGCTC TAAGCAGAATGTGGAGCCTCTGGGCTGCTTGTCCAGACTGAAAGGACTGTACAGCGCTCCTCAGGTCAAGTTTTATGGAAACATCGTCTCGTACTTTgccttcctgttcctgtttgcTTACGTCCTGATGATTGACTTCCAGAGTACACCGTCTATAAAAGAGTTGATGCTCTACATCTGGTTGTTCACTCTGGTGTCTGAGGAGATTAGACAG cTGTTTTATGATCCTGATCATTTTGGGTTTTGTGAGAAAGCCAAGGTGTACATTCAAGAGCTGTGGAACATTTTGGATGTCATCTCCATCGTGCTGTTCTGTGTAGGACTTGGATTGAG GATGACAAAAGAGCTTTTCTATCCAGGTAAAATCATCCTGTGCATTGACTTTGTGGTCTTCTGTCTCCGCCTCATGGCAATCTTCACAATCAATCGCACCTTGGGACCTAAAATCATCATAGTTAAGAAGATG ATGATGGACATGTTCTTCTTCATGTTTCTCCTGAGCATCTGGGTCGTGGCGTACGGTGTGGCCAAACAAGGCATCCTCATCCATAATGACAATCGACTGGACTGGATCATTCGTGGGGCTGTTTACGAGCCGTACCTCATTATATTTGGAAGTTTCCCTGAAAATATTGACA AAACTAGGTTTGATATAAATTCATGCAGCATGGATGGTACAGATCCCATGAAGCCCAAGTGTCCTGTGCTGAATGAAAACCAAATGACGGTCTTCCCTGAGTGGCTCACCATCATCATGCTCTGTATTTACTTGCTCTGTGCCAACATATTGCTCATCAACCTCCTCATAGCCATCTTTAA CTACTCGTTTGAGGAGGTCCATGACAACACGGATAGAATCTGGAAGTTTCAAAGATATCAGCTGATCAAAGAGTACTACAGCCGCCCGGCCCCCCCACCTCCTTTCATCATCTTCAGTCACCTCTACCTCTTCATCAAAATGGTGCTGTGGAAAGCTCAGAAATTACAGACTGAATTCA aggtttCTATCccaaaagaggaagaggagctgttGTCCTGGGAGGCCTTGATGAGGGACACATTTGTGCTATCTGAACGGCAGGCGAAGAGCCAGAGCATGGAGGGGCGCATCCAGGATTCATCCCAAAA GGTTACCACCTTAACTGAACGGCTGGAGAAACTAGAAGAACAG TCAAACAAAGCACTGGAGAGTATGGAGGACATTAAGAAATCTCAGGGTGATTCTGCAAAAGAAACTGTCAG AGTTGCCAACTTAAGTGAACGAATGGAGAGGGAAGAGGAAGAGAGCTTCAAAGCACTGCTGAGGAGAATGGAGAAACTAGAGGGACAG GTCACCAAAGCACTGCAGAGGATTGAAGACAGTCTGAAATCTCTGGGTGCTCCTGCACATAGTACTGTCGAGTAA